From a region of the Rhipicephalus microplus isolate Deutch F79 chromosome X, USDA_Rmic, whole genome shotgun sequence genome:
- the LOC142777481 gene encoding uncharacterized protein LOC142777481 has product MPGCCVPQCSNHSRNGWKLYRFPRDPKRRLLWTVKIKRDKWQPTNTSHVCSAHFEENNYEQHRADGWKKLKPNAVPTLFTFKPLPKERKPPKERTVPAPSSNETNKSPPGLRQYPAAVKTTLETPQNHAVPESTRQGTSCYGHDTMEVDDAVVELSANTSDADSREVNAAAGETSNSTAESAELKKKLADLTRKYSELQQHHDTAKNTISGLKKKVQKLETEATNISQNMKFLNDDQVRALSRSSSLGNSWSPHTVKQGLQIKFACGTTGYETLRKMGYPLPSKRTLARRIQNLKFLPGVLHEVIDVMKCKAETMEDVEKDCVLFLDEMEIVPGFELDRAEDALLGGITLPPKPEEPAVHALVFMLGGLNQRWKQVIAYEFTGRNIDGGLLKNYVLELVQLCSQIYLRVHAITCDMGSANRAMWREFAFSSHRDSSTVCSIPHPCMDGKELFFIADPAHVLKNLRGQLLSSEVFTLSEATVAKHGLPSSQVNLEYVQAVLEEDSKRELKVAPNLSEMHTSAGHFTKMKVGVAVQLFREAPPAIRFLIKEGVLKQEAETTAWFMELISKWYALMSSRHPTLALSRRSRAKYSEALDTLHTAIETIRTMKMGATSHWKPSQAGVLISTTVVLRLQDVLLGDEGYEFFLTSRLLQDCLENLFSVVRLMKPVPNAYDLKCALRLVSVSQFLHTPRTTSYELDDREYLVDLLSQGKEACVEKEAQEIDDSEILFIEGLSSTECSILFYLGGFILKGILTSVKCAKCKDALLGTANDEHASLTALKEYVSDGGNLIYPSKGVMKALIDYEEHFAAINSWCTDKVVTMKSPLRSLTAYLNKVHRRSLCVCAEHEDSIYRLLTERYARIRLRIHLRQVPVGSCNGHASKTCAGVNLS; this is encoded by the exons atgcccggctgctgcgtgccgcagtgctcgaatcactcgagaaacggatggaagttgtaccggtttccaagagacccaaaaagaaggcttctttggaccgttaaaatcaaacgagacaagtggcaaccgactaatacgtcgcacgtatgcagc gctcactttgaagagaacaactatgagcaacatcgtgcggatggctggaagaagttgaaaccaaatgccgtcccaactttgttcacattcaaac cactgcctaaggaacgaaagccaccaaaagaaagaactgtgcctgcaccctccagcaacgagaccaacaaatctcctcctggtctgcgtcaatatccagctgcagttaaaactaccctagagaccccacaaaaccacgccgttcctgaatctacacggcaaggaacatcgtgttatgggcacgacaccatggaagttgacgacgccgttgttgaactgtcagcgaacactagtgatgcagattcaagagaagttaatgcagcggctggtgagacatcaaattctactgcagaatcagcagaactgaagaagaagcttgctgaccttacaagaaagtactctgaacttcagcaacatcatgacacagccaagaacaccattagtggtctcaagaaaaaagtgcaaaaactcgagactgaggcaacaaatatttcgcaaaatatgaaatttctcaacgacgatcaagtacgcgctctctcaaggagcagcagcttggggaactcttggtctccgcacactgtcaagcaaggccttcaaattaagtttgcttgtggaacaaccggatatgaaactttgagaaaaatgggatatcctctcccatccaaaagaacgctcgcacggaggattcaaaatttgaagtttctcccaggcgttcttcacgaagtgatagacgttatgaaatgcaaagccgagaccatggaggatgtagaaaaggactgcgtcctttttttggatgaaatggagatagtgccggggtttgagctagatcgggctgaagacgcacttctcggaggaataactcttcctccgaagcctgaagagcctgcggttcatgctctggtatttatgttgggcggacttaaccagcgatggaagcaggtgattgcatatgaatttaccggaagaaacatcgatggcggcttgctgaaaaactatgtgttggaactagtacagctgtgcagtcaaatatatctgagagttcacgcaatcacatgtgacatgggctcggcaaaccgcgcaatgtggagggaattcgccttttccagtcacagagattcttccacggtgtgctccatacctcatccgtgcatggacgggaaggaactttttttcattgctgatccggctcacgtcttgaagaacctcagaggccagctcttgagctcagaagttttcacgttgagtgaggccacagttgccaaacatggcctgccttcttcacaagtcaacttggaatatgttcaggctgtgctcgaagaagattctaaaagagaactgaaggtagccccaaacttatccgaaatgcacaccagcgcaggccacttcaccaaaatgaaggttggtgtcgctgtacaactttttcgggaagctcccccagctatcagattccttataaaggaaggagttcttaaacaggaagcagaaacaacagcttggttcatggagctgatttcaaaatggtatgcactgatgtcttcgcggcatccaacactggccctgagtcggagaagtagggctaagtactccgaagccctagatacattacacacagcaatagaaaccatcagaactatgaaaatgggtgccacatcccattggaaaccgtcgcaagcaggtgtactcatatcaactacagttgtacttcgcctccaagacgttcttttaggagacgaaggctatgagttttttcttacgagcaggctcctgcaggactgcttagagaacctcttttctgtggtgcggcttatgaagccggttcccaatgcctacgatctcaagtgcgctctgagactggtgagcgtaagccaatttttgcatacaccgaggacgaccagctacgagcttgatgacagggagtacctggtggacctgctatcccaggggaaggaagcctgcgtcgagaaggaagctcaagaaatcgatgattcagagattttgttcatcgaaggattgtcgtccacagaatgcagtattctcttttacctaggaggatttattttgaagggaattttgacatctgtgaagtgcgcaaaatgcaaagatgctctccttggaactgccaacgacgagcatgcttcgctgacagcactgaaagagtacgtttcagatggaggcaacctcatctaccccagcaagggagttatgaaagccttgatagactatgaggagcattttgctgccataaactcttggtgcacggacaaagtagtcacgatgaagtcgccgcttcgttcactcaccgcatacctaaacaaggtgcaccgccgcagcttgtgtgtatgcgcggagcacgaggacagtatataccgactgctcacagagaggtacgcaagaataaggctgcgcattcaccttcggcaggttccagtcgggagttgcaatggacatgcaagcaaaacatgtgccggcgtcaacctctcatga